One genomic region from Sulfurimonas sp. encodes:
- the hrpB gene encoding ATP-dependent helicase HrpB has protein sequence MNNLPIYEVLHDIKNSLKANSTLVLQAPPGAGKSTVVPISLLDETWLGDKIIIMLEPRRVAARMVATQMAKLLGEKLGQCVGYQVKMDSCYTKQTKILVVTEAILVRKLQSNQTLDNVAMIIFDEFHERSIHTDLSLALSLQVQELLRDDLKILIMSATLNSNEISSLLGKVPVITSKGKMYEVQNIYLDIKTKQPDARSLNSLLLNTTLKAIKENDGDILVFLAGVKEIKNLQNSLLNSSASKDILVLPLYSSLPKKEQDTAISKSTKRKIILSTNIAQTSLTIEGVKVVIDSGLEKQSRYNYSNAMNHLDLTFISKDSSIQRAGRAGRLSSGVCYRLWHESKILQQSTKPEILRADLSSLILDLALWGIEDFDELKFLDIPSLNIIKKSKEVLQELAMLDNSFKITSFGKDALSLGLHPRFAYMILKATSLGFAYEACLLASLLGEKDIFKNSSKDSDIASRFMHLIQKDFDSIYINRFRVKEVMTSADFFYKKLKSIKKVPKKNSSFNVEMLSVLLLFAYPDRLARQRGKNDKKYIMSNAKGAILHEEDSLFNQEFLVVANLHAHDKDSVINLALSITMAEIQEYFSLFIVNKDSITYNKELKKFDIRENTYFLKLQLSSKPVQSTKNLNFKKLLLALVKKEGLGILTWSKKATRLKDRVNFLNHHQDFIDFSDKTLLNTLDAWLEPYLSGVTSIKALEALDVYNMLLSLLAWDKQQFLDTMAPLSVKVPSGSNIHIDYADYEKPSMRVKIQEVFGLHETPKVLANTLPLQVHLLTPAMTPMQITYDLKSFWKNSYAEVRKEVRGKYKRHYWPENPFEAVATSRTKKHMMRNITK, from the coding sequence ATGAATAATCTACCAATATATGAAGTTTTGCATGATATAAAAAACTCACTAAAGGCTAACTCTACTCTTGTTTTACAAGCTCCTCCTGGGGCAGGGAAAAGTACAGTTGTGCCTATCTCCTTACTTGATGAGACTTGGCTTGGAGATAAAATAATAATCATGCTAGAACCTCGTCGTGTTGCTGCTCGTATGGTTGCTACTCAAATGGCAAAACTTCTTGGAGAAAAACTGGGACAGTGTGTTGGTTATCAGGTTAAAATGGATAGTTGCTATACCAAACAAACAAAAATTTTAGTTGTTACAGAAGCTATTTTGGTTCGTAAACTCCAAAGTAATCAAACTCTAGATAATGTTGCTATGATTATCTTTGATGAGTTTCATGAGCGAAGTATTCATACCGACTTATCACTAGCACTATCTTTGCAAGTTCAAGAACTTCTGCGTGATGATTTAAAAATACTCATAATGTCTGCCACGCTTAACTCAAATGAAATCTCATCTTTACTAGGCAAAGTTCCAGTAATCACTTCAAAAGGAAAAATGTATGAAGTTCAAAATATATACTTAGACATCAAGACAAAACAACCAGATGCAAGGTCTTTGAACTCTTTACTTTTAAACACTACGCTAAAAGCCATAAAAGAGAATGATGGAGATATTTTAGTCTTTTTAGCAGGGGTTAAAGAGATAAAAAACTTACAAAATTCTCTTTTAAACTCCTCAGCATCTAAAGATATTTTAGTATTACCGCTCTACTCTTCACTACCAAAAAAAGAACAAGACACAGCAATAAGTAAATCAACAAAGAGAAAAATCATCTTAAGTACAAATATCGCTCAAACATCGCTAACCATTGAAGGTGTAAAAGTAGTCATAGATTCTGGTTTAGAAAAGCAGTCACGATACAACTATTCAAATGCCATGAATCATTTAGATTTAACCTTTATCTCTAAAGATTCATCCATTCAAAGAGCTGGTCGAGCTGGCAGACTCTCTAGTGGGGTATGTTACAGGCTTTGGCATGAGTCAAAAATACTACAACAATCAACAAAACCTGAAATACTACGAGCAGATTTATCTTCACTTATTTTAGATTTGGCTCTGTGGGGTATCGAGGATTTTGATGAGTTAAAATTTTTAGATATTCCAAGCCTAAATATCATAAAAAAATCTAAAGAAGTTTTACAAGAACTTGCCATGCTTGATAACTCATTTAAAATCACATCCTTTGGAAAAGATGCGCTTAGTTTAGGTCTGCATCCAAGATTTGCTTATATGATTTTAAAAGCCACTAGCCTAGGTTTTGCCTATGAAGCCTGCCTCTTAGCATCTCTTTTAGGTGAAAAAGATATATTTAAAAATTCAAGCAAAGATAGCGATATAGCTTCAAGGTTTATGCATCTAATCCAAAAAGATTTTGATAGCATCTATATAAATAGGTTTAGAGTTAAAGAGGTAATGACTTCAGCTGATTTCTTTTATAAAAAATTAAAAAGTATAAAAAAAGTGCCAAAGAAAAATAGTTCATTTAATGTAGAGATGCTTAGTGTACTACTTCTTTTTGCTTACCCCGATAGACTCGCTCGACAAAGAGGAAAAAACGACAAGAAATATATTATGAGTAATGCAAAAGGTGCGATACTTCACGAAGAAGATTCTTTGTTTAACCAAGAGTTTTTAGTGGTAGCAAATCTTCATGCACATGATAAAGACTCTGTTATAAACCTAGCTCTTAGTATTACAATGGCGGAGATTCAAGAGTATTTTTCTTTATTCATTGTAAACAAAGATTCTATAACCTACAACAAAGAGCTTAAGAAGTTTGACATCAGAGAAAATACTTACTTTTTAAAACTGCAACTTAGCTCAAAACCAGTTCAATCTACTAAAAATTTAAACTTTAAAAAACTACTTTTAGCGCTTGTTAAAAAAGAGGGCTTAGGGATTTTGACTTGGAGTAAAAAAGCTACAAGGTTAAAAGATAGAGTAAACTTTTTAAATCATCATCAGGACTTTATAGACTTTAGTGACAAGACTCTACTTAATACACTAGATGCTTGGTTAGAACCTTATTTATCAGGGGTTACAAGCATAAAAGCACTAGAAGCTTTAGATGTTTATAATATGCTCTTATCTCTTCTAGCATGGGACAAGCAACAGTTTTTAGACACTATGGCACCACTAAGTGTTAAAGTACCAAGTGGCTCAAATATACACATAGATTATGCAGACTATGAAAAACCATCTATGAGAGTAAAAATACAAGAAGTTTTTGGGCTTCACGAAACACCAAAAGTGCTGGCTAACACTCTACCTTTACAAGTGCATCTACTAACCCCAGCAATGACTCCTATGCAGATAACTTACGATTTAAAAAGCTTTTGGAAGAACTCGTACGCTGAGGTTAGAAAAGAAGTAAGAGGTAAGTACAAAAGACACTACTGGCCAGAGAATCCTTTTGAAGCTGTTGCTACAAGTCGGACTAAAAAGCATATGATGCGAAATATAACGAAGTAG